The Leadbettera azotonutricia ZAS-9 genome has a window encoding:
- a CDS encoding DUF4194 domain-containing protein, which translates to MLQDLQGLSLITELTASDFDLFKTAVRTLLAKTFIIRGIEKERELYDFAIRNASLFDAWFSCMDASLVRDESLGVVSFRGGGDTRLRLGREETCAFLVARLLYEEKRAELFLTAFPTVRIGDFVDRYNAMADEKLKKTRQKEIFRRLQSYKVIAFDASDFADPEGTMILYPSLAMGLDRDGIDELMAQIAQVTAAKKEDNPS; encoded by the coding sequence ATGTTACAGGATCTTCAGGGTTTGTCCCTTATCACCGAATTGACCGCCTCGGATTTTGATCTGTTTAAAACAGCAGTGCGCACGCTCCTGGCAAAAACATTCATAATCAGGGGCATAGAAAAAGAACGGGAACTTTATGATTTTGCCATACGCAACGCTTCGCTTTTTGACGCATGGTTTTCCTGCATGGACGCAAGCCTGGTACGGGACGAAAGCCTCGGGGTGGTAAGCTTCCGGGGAGGCGGCGATACCCGCCTGCGCCTGGGCCGGGAAGAAACTTGCGCCTTCCTCGTTGCCCGGCTTCTCTATGAAGAAAAGCGGGCGGAGCTTTTCCTCACCGCCTTTCCCACCGTGCGGATTGGCGATTTTGTTGACCGCTACAATGCCATGGCTGACGAGAAGCTTAAAAAGACCCGCCAAAAAGAAATCTTCCGCCGCCTCCAGTCCTATAAAGTGATAGCCTTTGATGCTTCCGATTTCGCGGACCCCGAGGGGACCATGATCCTCTACCCCAGTCTAGCCATGGGACTTGACAGGGACGGCATTGACGAGCTTATGGCGCAAATTGCGCAGGTAACGGCGGCGAAGAAAGAGGACAACCCATCATGA